One Tomitella gaofuii DNA segment encodes these proteins:
- a CDS encoding ABC transporter permease: protein MTTTALPTPRRGRTRVFTDSVVIAKRNLIKIIRVPEVLVFVLISPIMFVLLFAYVFGGAIDPGGGVDYREFLIGGIFAQTVVFGATFTGAGLAEDMQKGIIDRFRSLPMSRSAVLIGRTVSDIAYNLLSIAIMAVTGLLVGWRMRGSFLDAVAGFLLLLVFSYAFSWIMAYVGLLVPSVEVINNASFVVIMPLTFVSNAFVPLESFPTVLQYFVEWNPVSAVTQAVREFFGNTNPAIPVSDAWSMQHPTAYTLCWVVLILVIFMPLSIGRYKRAIK, encoded by the coding sequence ATGACCACGACGGCCCTTCCCACACCCCGCCGCGGCCGCACCCGCGTGTTCACCGATTCGGTGGTGATCGCCAAGCGCAACCTGATCAAGATCATCCGCGTGCCGGAAGTCCTGGTGTTCGTGCTGATCTCGCCGATCATGTTCGTGCTGCTGTTCGCGTACGTCTTCGGCGGAGCCATCGACCCGGGCGGCGGCGTGGACTACCGGGAGTTCCTCATCGGCGGGATCTTCGCGCAGACGGTGGTGTTCGGCGCCACGTTCACCGGGGCGGGACTCGCGGAGGACATGCAGAAGGGCATCATCGATCGGTTCCGGTCGCTGCCCATGTCGCGGTCGGCCGTGCTCATCGGCCGCACCGTTTCCGACATCGCCTACAACCTGCTGTCGATCGCCATCATGGCCGTCACCGGGCTGCTGGTCGGATGGCGCATGCGCGGCTCCTTCCTCGACGCGGTCGCGGGATTCCTGCTGCTGCTGGTCTTCTCATACGCCTTCAGCTGGATCATGGCCTACGTCGGCCTGCTGGTGCCCAGCGTCGAGGTGATCAACAACGCCTCGTTCGTCGTGATCATGCCGCTGACGTTCGTGTCCAACGCCTTCGTCCCGCTCGAGTCGTTCCCCACCGTCCTGCAGTACTTCGTGGAGTGGAACCCGGTCTCGGCGGTCACCCAGGCGGTGCGGGAGTTCTTCGGCAACACCAACCCGGCGATCCCCGTCTCGGACGCCTGGTCGATGCAGCACCCCACCGCCTACACGCTGTGCTGGGTGGTGCTCATCCTCGTGATCTTCATGCCGCTGTCGATCGGCCGATACAAGCGCGCCATCAAGTAG